The nucleotide sequence GCGTGGACCCCGAGGACCCCACCGAGCTGCTGCTCTCCTAGGGGCGCCGCCGGCCGGTCAGCGCGTGGCCGTGGCCCATAGGTCGCCGCCACCGAGGCGGCGCGTGAGCCAGTGCGCGGCGAAGCGATGGTAGGTCGTGCGCGCGCGCCCCGGGGGGACGAAGCCGTCGTAGACCACCTGCCCGATCCACGCCCGCGGCCCCGAGAGCCCGGCCCGCTTCAGGGAGCGGCGCAGCGAGCCCACCGTCTGCTCGTTCACGTGCATGAGGCGCTCGTGCTCGTTGCGTGGATCCCTCGGCCAGGCGCGCAGCCGCGGCGGCCAGAGCACGCGCTGGAGGCGGTAGGTGACGTCGTAGATCGTGCGGTTGGGCAGCGTGTGCACGAGCACGCGGCCGCCGGGCGCGAGAATGCGGCGCGCCTCGAGCAGCGCCTGGTGGAACTCGTCCGGGGCCAGGTGCTCCACGAAGTCGAGCATCGTCACGAGGTCGGCGATGCCGTCCTCGAGCGGGAGCCGGCGGGCGTCGGCCTGGATGACCTCGGCACGGTCGCCCACTCCGTGCTTGGCCAGAGTGGTGCGGGCCAGCTCGACCGCGGCCTCG is from Thermoleophilaceae bacterium and encodes:
- a CDS encoding class I SAM-dependent methyltransferase; the encoded protein is MPGVGGTIEARATSTLPPPAVPADVYDEDYYLHACAGYEEWRDSGGEAWHGMYPGALHMAGFREGETVVDVGTGRGELLAVAVCQGATRAIGVEYAEAAVELARTTLAKHGVGDRAEVIQADARRLPLEDGIADLVTMLDFVEHLAPDEFHQALLEARRILAPGGRVLVHTLPNRTIYDVTYRLQRVLWPPRLRAWPRDPRNEHERLMHVNEQTVGSLRRSLKRAGLSGPRAWIGQVVYDGFVPPGRARTTYHRFAAHWLTRRLGGGDLWATATR